One genomic segment of Ignavibacteriota bacterium includes these proteins:
- a CDS encoding acyl-CoA thioesterase — MLSHTTSIRVRYADTDKMQFVYNGKYLEYFEVGRTELLRNCGLAYSELEKVGYQLPLIEAGLKYKIPAHYDDVLQITAAISELYSAKVHIEYSIKRENSEEILVTGFTTHMFIREATKKPTKPPEIYINALKKYFE, encoded by the coding sequence ATGCTCTCTCACACAACTTCAATTAGAGTTAGATATGCCGATACTGATAAAATGCAATTTGTGTATAATGGAAAATATCTTGAATATTTTGAAGTTGGAAGAACTGAACTTTTGAGAAATTGCGGTTTGGCTTACAGTGAATTGGAAAAAGTTGGTTATCAATTACCGTTGATTGAAGCCGGTTTGAAATATAAAATTCCGGCACATTATGATGATGTTCTTCAAATTACAGCAGCAATTTCGGAATTATATTCTGCAAAAGTTCACATTGAATATTCAATAAAAAGAGAAAACTCCGAAGAAATTTTAGTTACGGGATTTACAACGCATATGTTCATTAGAGAAGCTACAAAGAAACCAACAAAACCGCCGGAAATTTATATAAATGCTCTCAAAAAATATTTTGAATAA
- a CDS encoding acyl-CoA dehydrogenase family protein — protein MFEFGFTEDQQMLREMVKDFTNKEIKPIASKIDEDAKIPESLINKLGELGILGISFPEEYGGGGFGEVGYCIAQEEIARGCMATATTIGAHQSIGANVIYLGGTEDQKKKYLTPLANGEKLAAFCLTEAQAGSDSFNLKTKAEKVDGSWILNGEKLWITNGGTADIVSVFARTPKGISAFIVETNTPGFHAGPPEKKMGIKGSSTNAITFDNVQIPEENLVGSDGRGFLLAMKTLDAGRLGLGAACLGAAKELLEMSAIYAQEREQFDEPISHFQAIQFYLAEMATMIYNMESIVYRTAVDYDNGKNISKQSAMVKLYCSDSLDEIADRAVQIHGGMGYSRELPVERFYRDSRINRIFEGTNEIQKTIIARDVLKKKGIM, from the coding sequence ATGTTCGAATTCGGTTTTACGGAAGATCAGCAAATGCTTCGAGAAATGGTAAAAGATTTCACTAACAAGGAAATTAAACCAATAGCTTCAAAAATTGATGAAGATGCAAAAATTCCTGAATCATTAATTAACAAGTTAGGTGAGTTAGGAATTTTAGGAATTTCATTTCCGGAAGAATATGGCGGAGGTGGTTTTGGTGAAGTTGGTTATTGTATTGCTCAAGAGGAAATTGCAAGAGGTTGTATGGCAACTGCAACAACAATTGGCGCACATCAATCAATTGGCGCAAATGTAATTTATCTTGGCGGAACTGAAGATCAAAAGAAAAAATACCTAACACCTTTGGCAAATGGAGAAAAATTAGCGGCATTTTGTTTAACTGAAGCACAAGCCGGATCGGATTCCTTTAATTTAAAAACAAAAGCTGAGAAAGTTGACGGAAGTTGGATTTTAAATGGCGAAAAATTATGGATAACAAACGGCGGAACTGCCGATATTGTTTCTGTATTTGCAAGAACACCAAAAGGTATAAGTGCGTTTATTGTTGAAACAAATACCCCGGGTTTTCATGCCGGACCGCCTGAAAAGAAAATGGGAATAAAAGGAAGTTCAACAAACGCAATAACATTTGATAATGTTCAAATTCCCGAAGAAAATTTAGTTGGCTCTGATGGAAGAGGTTTTTTACTTGCAATGAAAACTTTAGATGCCGGCAGATTAGGATTGGGTGCGGCTTGTTTAGGTGCGGCAAAAGAACTTTTAGAAATGTCTGCAATTTATGCGCAAGAAAGAGAACAATTTGATGAACCAATTAGTCACTTCCAAGCCATTCAATTTTATTTAGCTGAAATGGCAACAATGATTTATAATATGGAATCCATTGTTTACAGAACAGCCGTTGATTATGATAATGGAAAAAATATTTCTAAACAATCTGCAATGGTTAAACTTTATTGTTCAGACTCGTTAGATGAAATTGCTGATAGAGCAGTTCAAATCCATGGCGGTATGGGATATTCAAGAGAACTACCTGTTGAAAGATTTTACCGTGATTCAAGAATAAATAGAATTTTTGAAGGAACAAATGAAATTCAAAAAACAATAATTGCAAGAGATGTTTTAAAGAAAAAAGGAATTATGTAA
- the dnaE gene encoding DNA polymerase III subunit alpha, giving the protein MCDFVHLHNHSHYSLQDAACTIDSLISATQKNKMNALALTDHGVMYGISEFYKKAKKASIKPIIGVEAYINFEGTRFEKNESANPKKKSKQYNHLVLIAKNDIGYKNLIKLSTQGFTEGFYYKPRIDLDLLREKSEGLICTSACLAGPVASHLLNGDYQKAKENSIILKEIFGDDFYLELQDHGQEEDKPVLEGIPKLSKELGIQMIATNDIHYIEKEHAIAHNILLLLSDKTGNKDYRDLRYRTDEIYFKSSEQMKDLFKSYKGAIENTLAVEEKVNVSLDFEKFHYPIFPIPQESNAKDLDEYFEILAREGLNKRFSKLNTNIEDRFKYEVDIIKSMGYAGYFLITQDFINAAKNKKIPVGPGRGSAAGSLVAYSLGITNVNPLEYDLLFERFLNPSRKSMPDIDIDFADDQRGEVIDYVKEKYGENSVSQIITFNRLSSKAVLRDVARVLNIPIPTVNNITKWIPSKFGRVFTIDQALDEVPELRWVNDSDDENIQNLIKYAKILEGMNRNASKHAAGVVITPGEVSDLVPLASAGANGDLVTQYNMKELDSAGILKMDFLGLRTLTIIRDTIDLIEQTQNIKIDIDAIPIDDEKTYKLFWNGQTTGVFQFESAPMKEHLKNLKPTSIKDLSAMNALYRPGPMDFIPDFIDRKHGRKPIEYLHPSLEEILSETYGIIVYQEQVIQIANKIAGMTLAQADILRRAMGKKDLDEMQKQKSKFVEGAVKNNIPQKIAEEIFVVIDKFANYGFNKSHAVAYSVVAYQTAYLKANFTAEFLAANLTNEFGNPDKVTLLLEDCRKLKIHVMVPDINRPSVKFTVDKDKIVFGMSAIKNVGVNAVKAIEDSHKNLGRNFKSIYDFTSNVDTRIVNKRALEGLVLAGAFDSVKGDRAKNFSSIESALSFGGKVQSTKETQRDSLFGDVEEITFSEPELPEVDAWDQKFALAKEREALGFYLSDHPLRKYEAEYNSFSTIKLGDPDTFNNLDFVRACGVVTSIRTRMDKSGKNMAFFTLDDFTGSCECIMFGKIYSEIGSLIVPESTIMVIGKLESSGDAVKLHAEDAISLDKVAQKFTKSLGILFDSEKHNPETVKKVNSLFNKNEGNIPVLVYVKINGSSKRFIINNKISINESLIKNLYELLGEDAVAFQTM; this is encoded by the coding sequence ATGTGTGATTTTGTACATTTACATAACCATTCGCATTACAGCTTGCAAGATGCGGCTTGCACAATTGATTCATTAATTTCTGCAACTCAGAAAAACAAAATGAATGCGCTTGCATTAACCGATCACGGCGTAATGTATGGCATTTCCGAATTTTACAAAAAAGCAAAAAAGGCAAGTATCAAACCAATAATTGGTGTAGAAGCTTACATCAATTTTGAAGGTACACGTTTTGAAAAAAACGAAAGTGCAAATCCTAAGAAAAAATCTAAACAATATAATCACCTTGTGCTAATTGCAAAAAATGATATTGGTTATAAAAATTTAATTAAACTTTCTACACAAGGTTTTACGGAAGGTTTTTATTATAAGCCTCGTATTGATTTAGATTTGTTGCGAGAAAAATCGGAAGGTTTAATTTGTACTTCTGCATGTTTAGCCGGACCGGTTGCCAGCCATTTGTTAAATGGTGATTATCAAAAGGCGAAAGAAAATTCCATTATTTTGAAGGAAATTTTTGGTGATGATTTTTATTTGGAATTGCAAGATCATGGTCAAGAAGAAGACAAACCGGTTTTAGAAGGAATTCCAAAACTTTCCAAAGAATTGGGAATTCAGATGATTGCGACTAACGATATTCATTATATAGAAAAAGAACACGCAATTGCTCATAATATTTTACTACTGCTTTCAGACAAAACCGGAAATAAAGATTACAGAGATTTAAGATATAGAACAGATGAAATCTATTTTAAATCTTCAGAGCAAATGAAAGATTTGTTTAAATCTTACAAAGGAGCAATTGAAAACACTTTAGCAGTTGAAGAAAAAGTAAATGTTAGTTTAGATTTTGAAAAATTTCATTATCCGATTTTTCCAATTCCCCAAGAATCAAATGCAAAAGATTTGGATGAATATTTTGAAATTCTTGCCCGCGAAGGTTTGAATAAAAGATTTTCTAAATTAAATACAAATATTGAAGATAGATTTAAATACGAAGTTGATATAATAAAATCAATGGGTTACGCCGGATATTTCCTAATTACTCAAGATTTTATTAACGCTGCAAAGAATAAAAAAATTCCGGTTGGTCCCGGAAGAGGAAGCGCAGCGGGAAGTTTAGTCGCTTATTCTTTGGGAATCACAAATGTAAATCCACTTGAATATGATTTATTGTTTGAAAGATTTTTAAATCCATCAAGAAAATCAATGCCCGATATTGATATTGATTTTGCCGATGATCAGCGCGGTGAAGTAATTGATTACGTTAAAGAAAAGTATGGTGAAAATTCTGTAAGTCAAATTATTACTTTTAATCGACTTTCCTCAAAAGCAGTTTTGCGAGATGTTGCAAGAGTTTTAAATATTCCAATTCCCACGGTAAATAATATTACAAAATGGATTCCATCAAAGTTTGGCAGAGTTTTTACAATTGATCAAGCGTTAGATGAAGTTCCCGAATTAAGATGGGTTAATGATTCTGATGATGAAAATATTCAAAATTTAATAAAGTATGCAAAGATTTTAGAAGGCATGAACCGTAATGCCAGTAAGCACGCGGCTGGCGTTGTTATAACTCCGGGAGAAGTAAGTGATTTAGTTCCGTTAGCTTCTGCTGGTGCAAACGGTGATTTGGTTACTCAATATAATATGAAGGAATTGGATTCTGCCGGAATTCTTAAAATGGATTTTTTGGGATTGCGGACTTTAACAATTATCCGAGATACAATTGATTTAATTGAACAAACGCAAAATATAAAAATTGATATTGATGCAATTCCAATTGATGATGAAAAAACTTATAAATTATTTTGGAACGGACAAACAACCGGAGTGTTCCAGTTTGAATCTGCTCCGATGAAAGAACATCTCAAAAATTTAAAGCCAACATCAATAAAAGATTTATCCGCGATGAATGCTTTATATCGTCCGGGACCAATGGATTTTATTCCCGATTTTATTGATAGAAAACATGGCAGAAAACCAATTGAATATTTGCATCCTTCGTTGGAAGAAATTTTAAGTGAAACATATGGAATAATTGTTTATCAAGAACAAGTAATTCAAATTGCAAATAAAATTGCCGGAATGACTTTAGCCCAAGCCGATATCTTAAGAAGAGCAATGGGTAAAAAAGATCTTGATGAAATGCAGAAACAAAAAAGTAAATTTGTTGAAGGTGCCGTAAAAAATAATATTCCTCAAAAAATTGCGGAAGAAATTTTTGTTGTAATTGATAAATTTGCAAATTATGGTTTTAATAAAAGTCACGCAGTTGCTTATTCTGTTGTAGCTTATCAAACTGCATATCTCAAAGCAAATTTTACTGCTGAATTTTTGGCAGCAAACTTAACAAACGAATTTGGCAATCCGGATAAAGTTACATTGCTTTTGGAAGATTGCAGAAAATTAAAAATTCATGTAATGGTTCCGGATATAAATCGCCCATCGGTTAAATTCACTGTTGATAAAGATAAAATTGTATTTGGAATGTCTGCAATAAAAAATGTTGGAGTAAATGCAGTTAAAGCAATTGAAGATTCGCATAAAAATTTAGGAAGAAATTTTAAAAGTATTTATGATTTTACATCAAACGTTGATACAAGAATTGTAAATAAAAGAGCTTTAGAAGGATTGGTTTTAGCCGGAGCATTCGATTCGGTTAAAGGAGATAGAGCAAAAAACTTTTCATCAATTGAAAGTGCATTATCGTTTGGCGGTAAAGTTCAATCAACAAAAGAAACACAAAGAGACAGTTTATTTGGCGATGTTGAAGAAATAACTTTTTCTGAACCCGAATTGCCGGAAGTTGATGCTTGGGATCAAAAATTTGCGCTTGCAAAAGAAAGAGAAGCACTTGGATTTTATTTATCAGATCACCCATTAAGAAAATACGAAGCAGAATACAATTCATTTTCTACAATAAAACTTGGTGATCCCGATACTTTTAATAATTTGGATTTTGTCAGAGCTTGCGGAGTTGTGACATCAATTAGAACAAGAATGGATAAATCCGGAAAAAACATGGCATTTTTCACTCTTGATGATTTTACCGGTTCTTGCGAGTGTATAATGTTTGGAAAAATTTACAGTGAAATTGGAAGTTTGATAGTTCCGGAATCCACAATAATGGTTATTGGAAAATTGGAAAGTAGCGGCGACGCGGTAAAACTTCACGCTGAAGATGCAATCTCTTTGGATAAAGTTGCTCAAAAGTTTACAAAAAGTTTAGGAATTCTTTTTGACTCCGAGAAACATAATCCGGAAACTGTTAAAAAAGTAAATTCACTTTTTAATAAAAATGAAGGTAATATTCCCGTTTTGGTTTATGTTAAAATTAATGGTTCATCAAAAAGATTTATTATAAACAATAAAATTTCCATTAATGAATCTCTCATTAAAAATTTGTACGAGTTGTTAGGAGAAGATGCCGTTGCATTTCAAACGATGTAA
- a CDS encoding acetyl-CoA carboxylase carboxyltransferase subunit alpha: MAKNILEFEKPIFELEKKIEEMKKLEDNLDITDEISNLESKVNLLKKNIYENLTRWQRVQLARHSERPYTLDYIFLMTENFIELHGDRHFKDDKAIVGGFAMIGDQKIMLIGHQKGRDTKSNLERNFGMPNPEGYRKALRLMKLAEKFNIPIVTLLDTPGAYPGIEAEERGQAEAIARNLFEMSRLKVPVIVVIIGEGASGGALGMGVGDRILMLENTWYSVISPESCSSILWRSWEYKEQAAEALKLTAPDLLELNIIDRIIPEPLGGAHRDHKLIADTLKQILLEEINQLKKIKPEKLISNRIEKFGKMGVYNE; this comes from the coding sequence ATGGCAAAAAATATATTGGAATTTGAAAAACCGATTTTTGAGCTTGAGAAAAAAATTGAGGAAATGAAAAAGCTTGAAGATAATCTTGATATTACCGATGAAATTTCGAATTTGGAAAGTAAAGTAAATCTTCTTAAAAAAAACATATATGAAAATTTAACACGCTGGCAAAGAGTTCAGCTTGCTCGCCACTCAGAACGACCTTATACATTAGATTACATTTTTTTAATGACTGAAAATTTTATTGAACTTCACGGCGATAGACATTTCAAAGATGATAAAGCAATTGTCGGCGGATTTGCAATGATCGGTGATCAAAAAATTATGTTAATCGGGCATCAAAAAGGTAGAGATACTAAATCAAATTTGGAAAGAAATTTCGGTATGCCGAATCCCGAAGGTTACAGAAAAGCATTGCGTTTGATGAAACTTGCCGAAAAATTTAATATTCCAATTGTAACATTATTGGATACGCCAGGCGCATATCCCGGAATTGAAGCCGAAGAACGAGGACAAGCGGAAGCAATTGCTAGAAATTTATTTGAAATGAGCAGGCTAAAAGTTCCGGTAATTGTTGTAATTATTGGTGAAGGTGCAAGCGGCGGAGCTTTAGGAATGGGCGTTGGCGATAGAATTTTAATGTTGGAAAATACTTGGTATTCCGTAATTAGTCCGGAATCTTGCTCAAGTATTTTATGGAGAAGTTGGGAATACAAAGAACAAGCGGCAGAAGCCTTAAAGTTAACCGCACCCGATTTGTTAGAATTAAATATTATTGATCGAATAATTCCCGAACCTCTTGGCGGCGCTCATAGAGATCATAAATTAATTGCTGATACTTTAAAACAAATTTTGTTGGAAGAAATTAATCAACTCAAAAAAATCAAGCCGGAAAAACTAATTTCAAACAGAATTGAAAAATTTGGCAAAATGGGAGTTTACAACGAATAA
- a CDS encoding SDR family oxidoreductase, with product MTQKWALVLGASSGFGGASAIELSKNGYNIFGIHLDRQSTMHNVDQIVKKIEKNGHQAVFYNMNAADQLKRNDTLDEITERFAVKEHPLINVLIHSLAFGTLKPFITKSPNDCISKSQMEMTLDVMAHTLVYWTQGLVQRDLLAKGARIFALTSAGSQQVIPTYGAVSAAKAALEAHIRQLSVELGHMKVTANAIMAGVTDTPALRKIPGNEMMIKAAREKNPMGKLTTPEEVAKAIVLFCSPEADWMTGNVIGIDGGEYNVSYTGDIICKPIK from the coding sequence ATGACACAAAAATGGGCTTTAGTGTTAGGTGCATCAAGCGGATTTGGCGGTGCATCTGCAATTGAGTTATCAAAGAATGGTTATAATATTTTTGGTATTCATTTAGATCGACAAAGCACAATGCATAATGTTGATCAAATAGTTAAGAAAATTGAAAAAAACGGACACCAAGCTGTATTCTATAATATGAACGCTGCAGACCAACTAAAACGAAATGATACACTTGATGAAATTACAGAAAGATTTGCCGTAAAAGAACATCCGCTTATAAATGTTCTAATACATTCTTTAGCATTTGGAACTTTAAAACCTTTTATCACAAAATCACCGAATGATTGTATTTCTAAATCCCAAATGGAAATGACTCTTGATGTAATGGCTCACACTTTAGTTTATTGGACACAAGGATTGGTTCAAAGAGATTTGTTGGCAAAAGGAGCAAGAATTTTTGCGTTAACAAGTGCCGGATCTCAGCAAGTTATACCTACTTACGGTGCAGTTTCTGCAGCAAAAGCAGCGCTTGAAGCTCATATTCGTCAGCTTTCTGTTGAATTAGGACATATGAAAGTAACTGCAAATGCAATAATGGCTGGCGTTACAGATACTCCTGCTTTAAGAAAAATTCCCGGAAACGAAATGATGATAAAAGCTGCAAGGGAAAAAAATCCAATGGGAAAATTAACAACTCCTGAAGAAGTTGCAAAAGCAATTGTTTTGTTTTGCAGCCCGGAAGCTGATTGGATGACCGGAAATGTAATTGGTATTGATGGCGGCGAATACAACGTTAGTTACACCGGCGATATTATTTGTAAACCAATAAAATAG
- a CDS encoding glycosyltransferase produces MIDLSIIIVNYNVKEYLLNLLDSIKQASKNIITEIIVVDNNSDDGSIPAINEKFPQVITIQNLTNVGFGAANNQALEISKGKNILLINPDTLVRENTFEEMIKFLDQNPKVGIAGCKVLNPDGTLQLACRRSFPKPWVSFTKVMGLSKLFPQSKLFAKYNLTYLDENKSYEVDAISGSFMMLTREAYDKVGGFDTDFFMYGEDLDLCYRIQKSGLKVFYVHNTEIIHYKGESTKRSKIDETKIFYNAMHLFVRKHFSSSFIVEIILQFAIILRKTFAFANKNKLILVSVIADFLLYIFLTYFSEQIHTNDNWPGFPNVYKPWVYIIPAIIQILISSFSGVYKRNSLSVLKTFIALFIGLVTIASLTFFFKQFAFSRVVVLLTYIFATIIFSLWRILYKLIWLNKTSNNDLPLRTVLVGIDETAINFLNKIKSNLTIQYKLIGLIGLNIKDIDKKVENLKVIGSIENLKKVIREYQISNVIFSTESIGFDKIFSTVAQCQGENVNFLMSGSELDFMVGKSTITHIENVPLLKVEYNISMFIHKFIKRIFDIILSFILMILVFPFVWIYAKINLRKTFLINSLLQIPEIFIGRKSFVGPKSDNFYQELFLGKKGITGLWFTENIDENDIEEKNRINLFYAKNQNIWLDLEIIGKSISKIFENLEK; encoded by the coding sequence ATGATTGATTTATCAATAATAATTGTTAATTATAATGTTAAAGAGTATTTGCTTAATCTCCTTGATTCTATTAAGCAAGCTTCAAAAAATATAATTACGGAAATAATTGTTGTTGATAATAATTCTGATGACGGAAGCATTCCCGCAATAAATGAAAAATTTCCTCAAGTAATAACAATTCAAAATTTAACTAATGTTGGATTTGGAGCCGCAAATAATCAAGCTTTAGAAATTTCCAAAGGAAAAAATATTTTACTAATAAATCCGGATACTTTAGTTAGAGAAAATACTTTTGAAGAAATGATAAAATTTCTTGATCAAAATCCAAAAGTTGGAATTGCCGGATGTAAAGTTTTAAATCCCGATGGAACTTTGCAACTTGCTTGCAGAAGAAGTTTTCCAAAACCTTGGGTTTCGTTTACAAAAGTTATGGGATTGAGCAAACTTTTTCCACAAAGTAAATTATTTGCAAAATATAATCTTACATATTTGGATGAAAATAAATCTTATGAAGTTGATGCAATTTCCGGTTCGTTTATGATGCTTACGCGTGAAGCATATGATAAAGTCGGCGGATTTGATACTGATTTTTTTATGTACGGCGAAGATTTGGATTTGTGCTACAGAATTCAAAAATCGGGATTAAAAGTTTTTTATGTTCACAATACGGAAATAATTCATTACAAAGGTGAAAGCACAAAACGCAGTAAAATTGATGAAACAAAAATTTTCTATAACGCAATGCATTTATTTGTTCGCAAACATTTTTCATCTTCTTTCATTGTAGAAATTATTCTTCAGTTTGCAATTATTTTAAGAAAAACTTTTGCTTTTGCAAATAAAAATAAATTAATTCTTGTTTCCGTTATTGCAGATTTTCTGCTATACATTTTCCTCACTTATTTTTCGGAACAAATTCACACAAATGATAATTGGCCCGGATTTCCAAATGTTTATAAACCTTGGGTTTATATAATTCCGGCAATTATTCAAATTTTAATTTCAAGTTTTAGCGGAGTTTACAAACGAAACTCTCTTTCCGTTTTAAAAACTTTTATTGCATTATTTATTGGATTAGTTACAATTGCTTCGTTAACATTTTTCTTCAAACAATTTGCGTTCAGCAGAGTTGTAGTTTTATTAACGTATATTTTTGCCACAATTATTTTTTCTTTGTGGAGAATTTTATACAAATTAATTTGGCTGAATAAAACATCAAACAATGATTTACCATTGCGCACTGTGCTTGTCGGAATTGACGAAACGGCAATTAATTTTCTAAATAAAATAAAATCAAACTTAACAATTCAGTATAAGTTAATTGGATTGATTGGATTAAATATAAAAGACATTGATAAGAAAGTTGAGAATTTAAAAGTCATCGGTTCGATTGAAAATTTGAAAAAAGTAATTCGTGAATATCAAATCAGCAACGTAATTTTTTCAACGGAGAGTATTGGTTTTGATAAAATTTTTTCAACAGTGGCGCAGTGCCAAGGTGAGAATGTAAATTTTTTAATGTCCGGCAGCGAGCTTGATTTTATGGTTGGAAAATCAACAATCACTCATATTGAAAATGTTCCGTTGTTAAAAGTTGAATATAATATTTCGATGTTTATTCACAAATTTATAAAGAGAATTTTTGATATAATTCTTTCTTTCATTTTGATGATTTTAGTTTTTCCGTTTGTGTGGATTTATGCAAAAATTAATTTGCGAAAAACTTTTTTAATAAATTCACTTCTGCAAATTCCAGAAATATTTATCGGAAGAAAAAGTTTTGTCGGACCTAAAAGTGATAATTTCTATCAAGAATTATTCTTAGGCAAGAAAGGAATAACCGGACTTTGGTTCACTGAAAATATTGATGAAAACGATATTGAAGAAAAAAATAGAATAAATTTATTTTATGCAAAAAATCAAAATATATGGTTAGATTTAGAAATAATAGGGAAATCTATTTCTAAAATTTTTGAAAACTTGGAGAAATAA
- the dut gene encoding dUTP diphosphatase, producing MKKVNLLIKRISNSFSDIPLPTYSTEGSSGMDIRAAVENEIILKSGKVILVPTNLSVEIPLGYEIQVRPRSGLAAKNGIGVLNSPGTIDSDYRGEVKIILFNFGEEDFIIKRGDRIAQLVLAEVILANVNEVEDLNSSQRGEGGFGHTGKS from the coding sequence ATGAAAAAAGTCAATTTATTAATAAAACGTATTTCTAATTCATTTTCAGATATTCCGCTTCCTACTTATTCTACTGAAGGAAGTTCCGGAATGGATATTAGAGCAGCAGTTGAAAATGAAATAATTTTGAAATCTGGAAAAGTAATTTTAGTTCCGACAAATTTATCTGTAGAAATTCCGCTTGGATATGAAATTCAAGTTAGACCGAGAAGCGGATTAGCTGCAAAAAATGGAATTGGAGTTTTAAATTCTCCGGGAACAATTGATTCTGATTACCGAGGAGAAGTAAAAATAATTTTATTTAATTTTGGCGAAGAAGATTTTATAATTAAACGCGGCGATAGAATTGCGCAGTTAGTTTTAGCCGAAGTTATTTTAGCAAACGTTAACGAAGTTGAAGATTTAAATTCATCTCAAAGGGGAGAAGGTGGATTTGGTCACACCGGAAAATCTTAG
- a CDS encoding oligosaccharide flippase family protein, whose amino-acid sequence MLDKIKQLTKDTALYGISTIIGRFLGFILVPFYTNVFSPTEFGIQSYIYAFLAFANIVYIYGMDAAFMKFATVDENNKKKVYSTGYIFVTITTLIFSIFLFGTYKWIANETDLTNYSHIFLYVIGILFLDTATLIPFSNLRLERKAFKFALIKILNILINVSLNFILILKYKYGIEAIFISNLVASAFAFVVLISDIFRNLNFTIDKFYLKKMLFFGVTYLPASVASMIVQVIDVPIIRELTNESTLGIYRANYKLGIFMMLFVSMFHYAWQPFFLTNAKEENAKKIFSKVLSLFLIFTSFMWIVLSLFIDDIASFQFYHGRSLIGKEYLSGIYIVPIILLAYIFHGLYINFIAGIYLEEKTKYLPAITGVGALINIVSNFILVPVIGIFGGAISTLLSYVFMSIGIFIVSQKFYKIDYEFSLILKVIFTIIFISGIFYYFVFTSGITFSIKIILLGIYFLSFLVFKIVNKKDIISTINLIFRRKK is encoded by the coding sequence ATGCTTGATAAAATTAAACAATTAACCAAAGACACAGCGCTTTACGGAATCAGCACAATTATTGGAAGATTTCTCGGTTTTATTTTAGTTCCGTTTTACACAAATGTTTTCTCGCCAACGGAATTCGGTATTCAATCATACATTTACGCATTTTTAGCTTTTGCAAATATTGTGTACATCTACGGAATGGATGCTGCATTTATGAAATTTGCAACCGTTGATGAAAACAATAAGAAAAAAGTTTATTCAACCGGATATATTTTTGTAACAATTACAACTTTAATATTTTCAATTTTTCTTTTTGGTACATATAAATGGATTGCAAACGAAACAGATTTAACAAATTATTCGCACATATTTTTATATGTAATTGGAATTTTATTTCTTGATACCGCAACATTAATTCCGTTTTCAAATCTACGTTTGGAAAGAAAAGCTTTCAAATTTGCATTAATAAAAATTCTAAATATTCTCATAAATGTTTCATTGAATTTTATACTTATTCTAAAATACAAATATGGAATTGAAGCAATATTCATAAGCAATTTAGTAGCTTCTGCGTTTGCGTTTGTTGTTCTCATTTCGGATATTTTTAGAAATCTAAATTTCACAATTGATAAATTTTATCTTAAAAAAATGTTGTTTTTCGGAGTAACATATTTGCCCGCAAGTGTTGCTTCAATGATTGTTCAAGTTATTGATGTTCCGATAATTCGTGAATTAACAAACGAATCAACTTTGGGAATTTATAGAGCAAATTACAAACTTGGAATATTTATGATGTTGTTTGTTTCAATGTTTCATTACGCTTGGCAGCCGTTTTTTCTTACGAATGCAAAAGAAGAAAATGCAAAAAAAATATTCTCTAAAGTTTTAAGCTTGTTTTTAATTTTCACAAGTTTTATGTGGATTGTACTTTCTCTATTTATTGATGACATTGCAAGTTTTCAATTTTATCACGGAAGAAGTTTAATAGGCAAAGAATATTTATCGGGAATTTATATTGTTCCAATAATTTTACTTGCTTATATATTTCACGGACTTTACATAAACTTTATTGCCGGAATTTATTTAGAAGAAAAAACAAAATATCTTCCCGCAATTACCGGAGTTGGGGCGTTAATAAATATTGTAAGCAATTTTATTTTAGTTCCGGTTATTGGAATTTTCGGCGGCGCGATTTCAACATTATTAAGTTATGTTTTTATGTCGATTGGAATTTTTATTGTTTCCCAAAAGTTTTACAAAATTGATTATGAATTTTCTTTGATTTTAAAAGTAATTTTTACAATAATTTTTATAAGCGGAATTTTTTACTATTTTGTTTTTACAAGTGGAATTACTTTTTCGATAAAAATTATTTTGTTGGGAATTTATTTTCTATCATTTTTAGTTTTTAAAATTGTTAACAAGAAAGATATTATTTCAACAATAAATTTAATTTTCAGAAGAAAAAAATAA